One part of the Bdellovibrio sp. KM01 genome encodes these proteins:
- the sucD gene encoding succinate--CoA ligase subunit alpha produces MAILINKNTKVICQGFTGAQGTFHSEQALAYGTKMVGGVTPGKGGTTHIGLPVFNTVKEAKAATGCNASVIFVPPPFAADSIMEAVDADLDLVICITEGIPVLDMVKVKEYMKGKRTRLIGPNCPGVITPGECKIGIMPGHIHKQGRIGVLSRSGTLTYEAVGQLTALGIGQSTCVGIGGDPVNGTNFIDVLKLFNEDPDTDGVIMIGEIGGTAEEEAAEYIKAHFKKPVTAFIAGAAAPAGKRMGHAGAIISGGKGTAEAKFKALEAAGCKISRSPADMGTTMQSMLKK; encoded by the coding sequence ATGGCAATTCTTATTAATAAAAACACAAAAGTAATCTGCCAAGGTTTCACTGGTGCTCAAGGTACTTTCCACTCTGAGCAAGCATTGGCATACGGAACTAAAATGGTTGGTGGCGTGACTCCGGGTAAAGGCGGCACGACTCATATCGGTCTTCCAGTGTTCAACACTGTGAAAGAAGCTAAAGCAGCTACAGGTTGCAACGCTTCTGTGATCTTCGTTCCACCTCCATTTGCTGCTGACTCTATCATGGAAGCTGTTGATGCTGATTTGGATCTTGTGATCTGCATCACTGAAGGCATTCCAGTTCTTGATATGGTTAAAGTAAAAGAATACATGAAGGGTAAACGCACTCGTTTGATTGGTCCAAACTGCCCAGGCGTTATCACTCCAGGCGAATGTAAAATCGGTATCATGCCAGGACACATCCACAAACAAGGTCGTATCGGCGTTCTTTCACGTTCTGGTACATTAACTTACGAAGCTGTTGGTCAATTGACTGCACTTGGTATCGGTCAATCTACTTGTGTAGGTATCGGTGGTGACCCGGTGAACGGTACGAACTTCATCGACGTTTTGAAATTGTTCAATGAGGATCCAGACACTGACGGTGTAATCATGATCGGTGAAATCGGTGGTACTGCTGAAGAAGAAGCAGCTGAATACATCAAAGCTCACTTCAAAAAACCTGTGACTGCGTTCATCGCTGGTGCTGCGGCTCCTGCTGGTAAACGTATGGGCCATGCTGGTGCGATCATCAGCGGTGGTAAAGGGACTGCTGAAGCGAAGTTTAAAGCGCTTGAAGCTGCTGGTTGCAAAATCTCTCGCTCCCCTGCTGACATGGGAACGACAATGCAATCTATGCTTAAAAAATAG